Genomic segment of Vulpes vulpes isolate BD-2025 chromosome 16, VulVul3, whole genome shotgun sequence:
AGCTTGTGTAGTTTCCTCCTCCTTGGTTTTCTTTCATAAGAGAGAAAaccctgggctgggggtggggagcagggggtgagAGGGAGCTTATGCTTATAAGCACTCTGAATGAGTTTCCAAAAGGTTTCTATGTCACAACGCAGCTCTGACATAAATATAACTAACTGTCTACAAGATGCTCTATGCTATTTAGGACTGGATGGATAGTAAGATTATTCAAGATtctggagtgattttttttttttaaagaagtagtgCAAATGATGCTTTCCcaatatttctgtaatatttcttaaatttctgtgACATAGTTTCCTTTTAGCCAATGACATCCATGTTTGGTGTATGCTTTCTGCCCGAGTATCTTAATATTTGAACAGACCAAGGGAAGATCCTAATTAGTCTGAAgatcttaaattttctttaatgaatgaGTTAAATAGGCAATTCACTCTCAGTGTGGTAAATCAAATACCAACGACACGTCACACATTTCACCAAACCATTTGATGTTTCCTCTAAAATTCCACAATCCTGatatattctttcattctctAATACATGATATAGGATTTTTATGCCCGAATCAAGAGTCTGCCTCTCCAAGCATTTGTCTAATTAGAACTAACATTCCAATTTTAATGCAGATGAATTAAGATCTGATATAAAAATTGGAGATGTCATATTAATTTCTAACCGAGAAACACTCTTCATCCTGAACTTTTATCATCAAGGTTTCTGTATAATTCATGAGGTTTACACTTTCAAATACTGCCTTAAAGATTAGTTCTTGGAGGAAAGCTCATGAGATGATTCCCATATGaagaacacaaatataaaatacttggAATTTTATTGACTATCATAAAACCATCAAttaccttgattttctttttcttacaaaggTTAATGCTGCTCTTAACCTTTAAAGCCATCCGAAGGTTTATATAAAGGCACTTCTAATATACAATGTAAAGGTAAATATTCCTTTCTCATTTAGCAATCTGATATTTTACTTTGTAGCCTGCAAGTGTGCTACTTAATAAATGCTAAAGTAAAATGTATTGCAAATTAAGATTATCCTAGGataattatacatttaatgcaaataGTTTGCACTGAAGTTTAGGAATAGAGTTTGCATTATAGATATTTGTATGAGTTTTTATTGTGATTTGTAGCAAGTTTCTCTCTTTCACTTCACCACTTTTTTAAGGAGTTAAAAACAAGTATAtttgaagaagacagaaaaaaataagaaggtagCAAAAATTGAAATACACCTAAGTTCCAAGAAATTCGGGGGGAAGGAGTTTTATCTAGGAATGCGGAATACTAAATTATATAGGAAAATTAGCAGTTTAAATCCAACACATTTAAGAAGATCCCAATGACAGAATGTCAGTGAAGAGATGTAGTACAGTGAATTGAAAGCCTTGCTAATTTTGGGTACGAGGAATCAAATCTGATGGGATGACCagacaatttccttttctttttttctttcatccgAAGCAAAGTAATTTTGCAATCACAGTTTTATCCcagatttgcttttcattttcaatcttGAAATCACTATCCATCCTTGGCAAAATCATCAACATCAGTAACAGATTTGGCAGTAACCATGTAGAAAATAGGACAAATATAGTATGGGTTTAAGCATGAGagatataaataagcaaaataatgaGAATGCATACCACGGTTATATTCATCGTCATCGTCTAACCAAACACACAGAATGAAAAGAGGAATCCCCAGAACGTGACACTAGAGCACAATGCCAAGATAAAAATCACTGCTAAGTCTGAGCATGACAAAGAAACAGATGGTCATGACCTCTTCtgcagggagggaaaaaaaaaaaaaaaagaataatgatacaAGACACTTAATAGCGAAATTGTTCATGACTGCTAAGATtcttggaagaaaaacaaaatgaagaagccGCTACaggaatgagataaaaaaaaaaaataatacatgtctaTGTTTGCCAGCCACATTGCAGAACTGAAGAGTCACCTGTGGTTTTCCGCTTAACACAGGAGAGATGAGTTGGTCTAGTATATTTGATAGCaggttttaaaatgaatttcctGGAGGGAGAGTGGGCCTGAACTTCTGTTTTTTTAGCAAGTTCAGCCTTCTTATAAACTGCTacgaataaaaaaaaacacaagaaaaagcaTACCATCAGGAGAAAATACACACTTGGAGCAAAACCGAACGACATTTCATAAATAATTAGTTACCACTGTTAGGAAGTTTCTTCTACAAAAGAGTAACAatgaatacaaaaacatttttaaagaagttattgTGAAATGaaccttttttccttctcacttcATCTCTGGAGACTGTGCTAGGTTCCtttttagctatttttctttcAGGAGTGGAAATTCTGCCTCTCCCGGTTTtaaaaggcttttcttttctatgtttcTCGAGAGATGGTCTCCGAGCTTCCTTTTCAGCTTTCTCCTCTTTAGGAATAGTTTCTAACTGTTCTGTCATGATGCTCCTATCATCATCTGCGGATCAAAGCAAAccatgacaacaacaacaacaacgaaagcATTAGTAACAGATGTACAAGATCCttcatatatttaacaaaatgcaGAACAGAGATAAAGGGacatttttaaactgtttaaaaCGAAAAAGAAATCGTTTTATTTGgaagtagaaaattaaaaaaaaaaaaaataatgcacacCTTGAGTGTCCACCCAGAGGCTGTCAGCATCCATGATGGAATCATCAATGGTGGTCTCGTCTTTGTAATCGTCATAGGTTTCCGTCTTATATTCTGAGAGTGCaacctcctctctctctggggAAGCTGGAGCCTCCGGGGAGCCATCCCTGGGCTCGGCCTGGGCTTCGGCGGCCTCATCGACGTGGAGCTCTTTGAGGTGGAGCTCTTCTCCGGCGCGGGGAGCCGGTCTCCTCTCCACCTCGGGCTGCTCTAGGGCTGCGAAGCGCACGCTGTGGGCGCCTGACTCCCCTTCGTCGGTGGTGGTTTGCACCACGGTGATAAAATCATCCTCGATGGTTACCACGGACTCGATCACCCCTTTGTGCTCGCCAGGGCAGGTCTCCACAAATTCCTCCCTGACCCCGGGGACGCCCAGGTCGGTGATCTGAAGGGTGTCGGAGCGGAAGAGCAGCTTGTCGTACTCTCCCTGGGCCTCGATCTCGTCTTCCTCGCTCCGGGCCTCTGCGGGCTCGATGCCGGCGGCTTCGGGCACCTGCTCTGGGACGTCGGAGGGTGTGACAGAGATATCTGGGGTCCCCTTGCTGTCCTCCTGTGGCTGCTGAATGAATTCCATCTGGACGTCGGCCCTCTCGTCCGGGGCCAGCTCGGCCTCTGAAACAGCAGGTGCACAGGGAATCTCCACAGACAATTTGATGGCGATCTCATCTTGGATCAGAGAGGACTCCGGGGACGTTTCCTTCTTGCCCTCGTCGGCTTTCAAGGACTCCATGGTGAGGCTCTCGTGCTCGCCACTGGACTCGTAGGACTCCTCCTTGTCCACAGCCTCCTGGTGCACCAGGTCAGGCTTGGCCACCTTCTCCTTGATCTCCGTCTCGCTGGCACGGGCGCCTTCCTTCACGGGGCCAAACTCGACACCCGGAGGCGCCAACGTGGAGGGGGCGAGATCCTGCCCGACCTCGGGGGGGAGCTCCGTCTCCTGTCCCCCATCTAGGGTCAGCCCCGCGGCCATCTGCCCGAAGTCGCTGATGTGAACATCCACGTGACCCTGGTCGGCTTTCTTTGCAACAAAATCCAGTTCTGGTGCAGCTTTCCTGGAAGGTTCGACCTCCCCGACCTCTGGCACTGAGCTGAGCCCTTTCTCAGCTGCCTCCGCTGCAGGAGGGGATGCATCTTTTGCTGCGGTCGGGGGGTGCTCGGAGATTGCTCCTAATCCAGACGCTTCGGCCTGGTCGCTGGCCTCTTCCGCTGCCCTGGAGTGTTCCTTTGCATCCGCATGTTCTTCACCCTTTTCTAGGACGGTATCCAGCTTATCACTGGCTTTCCTGTCCTGCTCCGACTCCCTAGCCGGGCCCGGCTTGTCACCAGGGACGTGCGGGGAGACCTCTTTCTCAGCCCCCAGCTCGTCTTTGACTCTGCCGGCAGCCGCCAGTTTTACTTCAATCAACGAGAGGTCCGTGGCGAGGTCTCTCCGCATCTTGTCATCGGGGCCTTCATAAAAGGACCCGCTGTCCCCGGACAGATTCTCGCTGTCTTGAACCGGCGACGGGAGCGGGACCGTGTACTTGTTGAACACACAGTAGCCCAGGTCTTCCAGCTGACTGTCCGTTTTAACCACGACGTGGTTCTCGTCGGTGACAGGGGGCAGGCCCGTACTGCCCTCCTCGGCCACAGCCTCCGATGGCACCGATTTCCTCCTGGCAACCTCGGCATCTGCGCTCACCGAAGCTAATCTGGACCTCGTGCCCGCCAGATCGAGCATCTCAGGCAGGTCAGGGGCCATGACGGTGCCATTTTTGTAATAATCTTTGGCGAGGAAAGGGGACTCACACGATGGCTCAACCGGAGCATTTTCCTCTCCCGGAGCCTTCCCCCCCTCTGGCTGTTCCTCCTCTTTGCTCTCTACCGGGAAACAAGGGGCTTTCTCCAGGGCAGGTGTGGTGGCCGGAAGGTAATCATCCCCTTCGTCCATACTTCCACTAGTGTTGGTCAGAATGTCAGAAGCCAGAGGAGAAAGATCGTGGCCCCGACCAAAGTTGAATCCGAGGGCTATGGAATCCAGGCAAGACATGGGCAAGTTGATCGACATGCTTCTTTGCTCTATTGCTGACCTCCCGCCAAGTCCGAGACTCCTGCTTAGCGTCAAGTCGTCCTTATTCTTACTGTGGAGATCCCTCTTCTCCCCATACACTTTTGGATCAATAGTAAACATCCTTTCTTGAGGAGAACTGGGTTCTTCGGGTAAATCGGCTGGATAACCCTGTGCAAGAGTGCTGTACCCTGCTTCTTGCGCTGCggccctgggctggggctctTGGCCGGCCTCAAGTCCCTTGTCGCCGTTTTTACACACGGGAGACACGGTATCCAAAGACTCTAGGGCACTTTCTCTTGTGTCGCTTAGTTCGTAGTAATCACTGCCCGGCTGGATGCTCTTTGTCACGTCTTCTTTCAAGGCAGATGTTTCGAAATACTTGGACATTCCTGACTTATCTTCATAAAATGGCATGTCAAGCTCAGCTGATGTTGCAGCCCCAGCCCCTTCAACCTTAGTGTCTTTGCCCAcaactttttcttcaaaaaggtCCTGGGTTGCACTCTTCTCACTTGCTGCAGCTGGTTCGGTCACGACTTTCTCCAGGGTCGTGGAGGTCATGGCTGAATCGGTTACTGCTTGTTCCAAACCGACAGGGAATAATAATGCGTCTGTGGTAGGCTCTTGgcctttctgttcttcttttgAGAGGGCGTGCTCCATGCAGGGCTGAATGatgcctgtttctccatctgtcaGTTTTGGGGGCTCACTGTCTTTTGGCATGGCTTCTTTGTCAGAAACGGTTGTTTTTTCCTCAAGCTTTGGCTGAGACTCCTTGTCAGTAGGTGTAGCTTCCTGCTCTTTTTTCTGTGCGCTCTCTGGCTTGATCGCCCCTTTTTCCTCTCCCAAAACTTTCTCTGGGACACCTTCTTCCACAGTTGGAATGAGGGCATCTTTGGGTAAGGTGGTTGCCTCTGAGGCTGGTGCTTCTGCCACTTTGTCGGGTTTATCCTTAGGGGGCTCTTCAGCTTTAGAACTATCTTTGGCAGGTGCTGGGCCACTGGtttcttccagaaattttttGTCATCTGGCTGTAAAAAGGCAGGGGCAAAGGGTGATGCTTCTGCAACGATTTCATTCTTCATGACATCTAAAGGAAGAGTGAAGCTTCCCGCCTGAAAGGGACTTGGCATGGGAGAATCAAActgtttcccttcccattttGGGATGTCCTCAAGTACATCTTTTCCCTTCATGGGTGTTAGGGGGCCGGGTGAGATGGGAGCAGCTAAACCCCACTCGTCCTTTTTTGCTTCTGTTGGCATTTCGATGAACCAGTCCTTTTGCTCTTTTGGAGTGGGGGGCTCTGCAGAGAGGCCAATACCAGGCACCACTAGGCTCGGTTCTGTCTTCTGTTTCATGTCTTCCAGCCCGGCACCAAGAGGCTGCCCAAACAGAGTGGGAGgtgctctttcttcttctgtgccTTGCATGTCCTTTGTGTCAGGGGAAGTTTTCGTTGTCTCAGGCTGAGAAACTAAGGCAGCATGTTTGAGGTCTTCACCAGGCTTACTTTGTTTCTCTGACTCCTTGTCTTTCTTGTCTAATGGCTCAGCTGGAGAAGGAGTCAATTCCTGTTGATCATGGAACTCCATCTTCGAGGCTGGAAATAAACCTGAAGTAATTGGGTTGATTTTTAAACAGATAATAGGCAAGTGCTTTCAGGCAGTaagcttaaaattatattttgaaatgacaaatgaATGGTAGGGTAAGAAAACAAAACGAAACTATGGAACATGCAAGCATGCTACCcgtttaaaaattaacatgaaaatgTCAGGATCGAGATATATTTGTACTACTGCTGAAATGGACTGCTGTTGCGAATCAATGCATACAGGAATTGTGTATTTTGAATACTCTTTGCTCCTCTGTTTGGGTTCTCCTAAATAGTATGTAATGTGTACggtagtagaaaaaaaaattcatgtgcCTTCTACATAAATGACAAATTAAGGAACATTGAATCAGTAATATTTagatacaaaaatactttaaGGACTAAATATGAAAAACGGATGAATGTCCACTGAGCTTTTTCATTTGTGTTGTCATTTGAAAATGAACTGGCAGGCCAAGGGCAGAAGGCTAATTAATCCATAGTAAGTATTCATAGTTTCAATTAACTTGATTTACAAATGCCAGGACCAATTTTTTGAGCATTGAAAAGTTACTGGCATAATTTTTTAAGGAGTCATCTGAGATTAAATTTCaggaatataaatatttgctattaacTTTATGTGATATGACCTAAAAAATTGACAAGGCAGTTTCTACCACAAATTCAAAATTCTTAATCCCGAATCATCAGCTGACCTTACGACAGATGTAAGAAAATCTGAATTATATTGTTAATACTGAGAGGTCATgtgaatacaaattttaaaaagagccgATCTTTATAATATCTTTCTCTCCCTGGTCATGACCTTGTGATCGATGGTGAGGCACTAACTGTGGCTTCAGAGATACTTCATAGAAATTAAGtggctctttatttttgtttgttcaccAATGCAAAAGGTTTCAGAGTCTCACTTGTGTTTTAAGGTCACAGGTATTTTGTTGTGGTCATTGGAGCTAAATGTAATTATCTGgaaaaaatttgggaaaaaataataaaattcagtcATCGCTCAAAGAGCAAGTGTATGGATCATCATTACCTTATATACTTGTGTGTCCTGTTGtaacaatagaaaagaaatacttcATGAACTTCTAATAAAGGTTAGATGGATGAAAACTCAAGAGATATGATGATGGTCAAAGACGTTGGCTGCCATGGAGAGGAAATGGTATGAGAAGCATCAGCAGGAGCTTTTAGGAAAACCAAACCAGAATTCATTGAAGCATAAAAAATATAGCACGTTGCGGttgcaaacaaaaacaattctaCCATTTAAGCCTCTGTGTGCCAAAATCCGAGTCTACGATTTGAAAGAAAAGCATATGAATCGCTgtcccaaaaataaaaataaaaatatacatgtattagCAATGTGGCTGGCAAACACTTGGAGATGGGAGGGGGGCGGACAAAAAGCTCACACAGCATCGTCAGCCTGGCTGCAAAGCGTATTGTATCATggcaaaataaaaccaagaatcagCTGCAGCAGTGGAAGACCTAGCTGCCACACAGCACCTGTGCAAGCCACACTCTGCTCATTAAACCTACAACAtcggtctcaggatcatgagaagACCAAGCCATGGAATAGCATTGGAAAGGCATCAGGTTGGTAAGCTGCTGGAGAGATCATTTGCAACAGAACACATGCAAATCCTAGGAAAGACACACCTTCCCTGGCAGAGGAAGGGATTGTTACTTCTGGAGACACCTCGGTGACCTCTTTTACACTTTTCTCCTGTGGGGCCCCTGCTGGGGCACTCTCTTCAGGAGCTATGTGGGCCTCCACACTAGACTCCGCTGGGCCCTCACTGAGGCCCTGGGGTTGGTCTGAGGCCTTGGCAGCCCCGCACTCTTTCCCAGGAAGAGTGGCAGGTGTCTCTTCCTCAGCCATTGTTCCCTCTAGCGTTTCTTCTTCTTAGGGATGAAAAAGATGTTGACATCACGACCACAGAACAATACACGAAATGGCAGAAATACTATTCAAGGAACACTTTCAGCTCCATTACATCAACCTCACGAGAACCTCTTTTACCATTTGGACGAACAGATTAATATTCTGATGCAACGTGCATTATGTATTGCTTGGGAAATTATTCTATATAATCTGCTAATAATGATGCCTTTTACAGTCTCGTTAAAaggctatttattttaaaacttgagaGCTGAAAGGGTTTTATTGCTCTACTACCCTTAGTGGAAATGGCAGTAAGTTGCACACATGTAGGAAGCTTGCTGGAAATAAGAGATGGTGCTGCTGGATAACAGATGGTTATGAAAAGACAGATGCATTGATGTACTGAAAGAAACCTTTAAATTTGCTAGACATGTGCTGTTTTCTCCAATGCAGTAAGCCCCTACATATGAATTTCTGattactttatttaaaacatgCAAACTTTAGTAAAGAATCTTTTGGAATAAAAAACACCCGGCTTCAAAATGAGAGCCATCAACTACCCTAACAGTTTTCATGGAACCCACAAACACTATCTTATTTAGTATTCAGAGGCAAAAGTATTtagtatttaaagtaataaattatattttgatataatttatgtatgtaatatttttaaggcAAAAGACTTCCTCactcaatttattttatcttcattgcATTCCATGATATGGGAGACTATGAAAATTTCAAGGAgtaagcaaaatattttgaaaagcaaggTCTGGGTAAAAGGTAATCTTACCACTGAAAAAAGTCTAAGGACCTCTGGGACACAGCTGTTACCATATTGCTTACACCCTTGAAATACCAATAATTAGTTCATGTATAGTTCCCCTTGATCCTGAATAAGAAACTGTGCCCATTACCTGGAAAGTCTTATTGTGCAATTCAAAACCAAACCACGGAGATAACTGAATGGCAACCAAACTGCCAAAATATCTTCCCAAAGGATGTATATCACGtggaaaaatgttaacaattaaaatgtaaaatgaacacTTATGAAGGCCATGAATTATCGTGTTCATTTGCTTCTCATTTTGCACTTCAAATGCCAgtaaaataaatcccattttattGCTTAAGAAATTAGAGGGAAATATATAAGCTGTTTTATAGTTCTACAAATGAAAGGTTCTTATGAAACATTGTTTAAATGGCCTGGTGAGAAAGACTACAGATGGAAAGGAAAGGGATTTTCTTTTGTAAGAGATACTAAAACTCCTAGGCAAGGGATGGGGGAAGAAAGGACTGCTTCATCtattccctccaccccccatttAGCACTCAGGGactttcatttttgtcatttagTTACataagtaacattaaaaaaattcaaactccAAATTATTATTAAGGCCATTTTTGTAATTACAGACGAGACTTCTACTATAGCTGCTTTACTAATGTCACCCTCTTGGGTAAAGTCTAATCAAGTCAatcaatttattttccaaatccaTGTAACCTTTTGgctttccatttcctcattttgtaTAAATCATGTTTATTTCCACTACACTCGTTTCTCATTCGAAATTCCCcatctttttcttaattgttaTTAAGTTTACACTATTAGAAGGACTTATTTTTTACCATGGgttatatttctcttttagaGTGTCTGAGCCATTGGTGCTCTTTGTTTTCCAAAGGATCCTTGAAGACGTTTATTATCATGAATGTAGTTGGAAAGAATGTTTGTTCCCCATTGCCTTGGAACTATCTGCCCTTATGTTAAATACGGTCCTGTATGAAAATAAACTCTTCATGCACACAAGTGCACTTTTCTCTATTTGAAAATAAGCTCTTCACCTCCACAAAATGTGTTTTGgctctatttttgttttcctttacaaAGCTACCTAGTTAGAAAGAGGTAAATTTCAGCCCACTGCCCTCATCACGGCCAGGTATATACACTAGGGTCTGTTAGTTTTATGAGGCTGGAATGACAAAGGTTTTGGATCACTGCTTTCACTTTAGCCCAGGTATATTGATGTGAGCCAATATTTATTCACCTAGGGGGAGCCTCTGTAGTTTCTGTAGATGATTAAATGATTTGGAGAAATATATTCATTCTGTAACATGCATTCTGCCCAACACAGATTCACgatctttctcttttaaagagcTATCGTATTGACATGCTCCTAAAAATGGTTGATTCTATTTAAGTCTGGCCCTAGTAATATTCTGTatccaaggaggaaaaaaactatATAGTACATAGAGGACTACATACAGAGTCCTCTTCTTCAGTTTGAGTTAAGAGGATATATTCTTCCCCCACTGATTTATTTTCAGGGAGCAGAAAGGAGTCATACTTTTACTGAActctttttgatttcttcccATCCCTTTCCCCTTTTTGGCGTTCTTTTCAGAAGTAattatatagaaaagaaaatacccaTATGCCTCAAATGAGGTATTTGGCCAGACATCTAAACTATATAGGGACGTCACTTTCATATGGAAAAAACAGGCTcctttccctcccaccccacatcCGAAGGTACGCTGAGTATGATGCATGTGGTCAAAGCtgcaggctggggaggaggagcaaaaGGGGACCATGCTTGGTTCACCTTTCTCCTGGCCTAAGTGGGCCTCTGCACTCTGCGCTGGGACACTGGGGAGCACACTAGAGGTAGTCCATTGTGAGCTGAACAAAGGATGCTCATAGTACTCCTCATCGGAATTGGAAGGGTCATCATCAGGCACAGACACCGAGATGGAGGGGGCTAGGAGTCTACGCCTCTCCCCGCTGGTGGCAGGTTCGTGGCTGGGGAACCTGTGTAGAGGACCCACTTGATCCTCAGCCCCTTCATCTACAAACAGACACATAGGAAGAAACTGCAGGGAAAACTGGACAAGACAGACACAAGATCAGACGGACGAGACAAACACCTACACGAAGACATGACGGGTCACAGAGGTAGCACAGTGGGATGGAGGGGAATTAGCCAGACCAAGCTGATGGAGGATGGGAGGCAGTGAATGTTTCATGCATCAGTAGGCACTGAATTTACACTATCCCTTAGGTAACCTTGCCattgatttaaataaatcaaaGGCACTAACACCCTTTACTGCATAATACAAATTATCTATACACTCCCCTCCAACAAGTCAGAAtaacccaaacaaaaaacaaaccaaaaaacccccactGAAATAGAAACAAAGCATTACAGTACAGACACATTATTTGGAAGAAATTCTTTCAAGTAGACTCTTTTCATGCTTCTGTCAATATATTTataagttaaaaaagaagaaaggcgtTAGGACCTGATGCTTTACAATTATAAGGGAAAACAGTCCTGTATGAAGCACAACCTTAATTATCTAGGATGGTCACATAGTTAGCATTTTGGTTAATTTAAGTTTTTGTTAATGACTTTTACcagaaaaccatttttaattcCAGGCcggttaaaaaaaatctacagtagTGCATTCTTCTTCTTGTTAAGGAGAGTACAGTAGCCTAGCTCTTTCCTTGGGTGCCAAAGACTAGGGGCATCCTTTTGAACACTGGTTTTCATGGTTTTAAGAGAGTCCCTAATAAtataaactcattttcttttctttttcttctgaaagttGAAAAGAGATACAATCACCTGACAATTATTTCTACAGAGCTGGCTTCAGATTCACCAAGACTTTATTCTATGTGGTTTCATTTACACCtctggttgtttttgtatttcaaaCTCTCGCTGCATATTTCTCATTGAAATGCTAACATAAATACTCTCATTTCTGCCTTTCCAGTGACTTGGCTTAGAAATCTGccttatttaaatatatctccTTAAATACACAAGGGAAGGTAAGTCTGCTTAGCACTTGGATTCTGGTATATTTCAATGAGCTTTAAGGATGATGGCAACAAACAATATTTGGCTTCTAATGTGGTACAGAAACTACATCTCGGGCCTATATAACAGGTTCCAGGATTTGCTAATcattatgatttatttacttttatttagaaataatttccaaatttccTAACTTTCAATaataagaattattaaaatgtattaaaagtcTGTGTatccaatttttatttctatcaaaaTTTAAGCAGGCAGATTAtagcatttatttgaaaatgtactgTATCGTTAGGGCAGTATCTTATTTTCAGCAACCAAGTGCTAACAAcctgaaataaatttgaaatcgTAAAGGTATGAAAATAATATCTCGTAGAGGGAATACTTTTAATCTCTTGAGCACATTATTTACTGATTGTTCCATGCTATTTTTTCCTGGATGGCTGCTCAGAACTTTTTCAGCCATCATGCTTATTATATCATGGGATAGCAGAAGCCTAAAATTACATTTGATATTCTTAGTT
This window contains:
- the MAP2 gene encoding microtubule-associated protein 2 isoform X28 encodes the protein MEFHDQQELTPSPAEPLDKKDKESEKQSKPGEDLKHAALVSQPETTKTSPDTKDMQGTEEERAPPTLFGQPLGAGLEDMKQKTEPSLVVPGIGLSAEPPTPKEQKDWFIEMPTEAKKDEWGLAAPISPGPLTPMKGKDVLEDIPKWEGKQFDSPMPSPFQAGSFTLPLDVMKNEIVAEASPFAPAFLQPDDKKFLEETSGPAPAKDSSKAEEPPKDKPDKVAEAPASEATTLPKDALIPTVEEGVPEKVLGEEKGAIKPESAQKKEQEATPTDKESQPKLEEKTTVSDKEAMPKDSEPPKLTDGETGIIQPCMEHALSKEEQKGQEPTTDALLFPVGLEQAVTDSAMTSTTLEKVVTEPAAASEKSATQDLFEEKVVGKDTKVEGAGAATSAELDMPFYEDKSGMSKYFETSALKEDVTKSIQPGSDYYELSDTRESALESLDTVSPVCKNGDKGLEAGQEPQPRAAAQEAGYSTLAQGYPADLPEEPSSPQERMFTIDPKVYGEKRDLHSKNKDDLTLSRSLGLGGRSAIEQRSMSINLPMSCLDSIALGFNFGRGHDLSPLASDILTNTSGSMDEGDDYLPATTPALEKAPCFPVESKEEEQPEGGKAPGEENAPVEPSCESPFLAKDYYKNGTVMAPDLPEMLDLAGTRSRLASVSADAEVARRKSVPSEAVAEEGSTGLPPVTDENHVVVKTDSQLEDLGYCVFNKYTVPLPSPVQDSENLSGDSGSFYEGPDDKMRRDLATDLSLIEVKLAAAGRVKDELGAEKEVSPHVPGDKPGPARESEQDRKASDKLDTVLEKGEEHADAKEHSRAAEEASDQAEASGLGAISEHPPTAAKDASPPAAEAAEKGLSSVPEVGEVEPSRKAAPELDFVAKKADQGHVDVHISDFGQMAAGLTLDGGQETELPPEVGQDLAPSTLAPPGVEFGPVKEGARASETEIKEKVAKPDLVHQEAVDKEESYESSGEHESLTMESLKADEGKKETSPESSLIQDEIAIKLSVEIPCAPAVSEAELAPDERADVQMEFIQQPQEDSKGTPDISVTPSDVPEQVPEAAGIEPAEARSEEDEIEAQGEYDKLLFRSDTLQITDLGVPGVREEFVETCPGEHKGVIESVVTIEDDFITVVQTTTDEGESGAHSVRFAALEQPEVERRPAPRAGEELHLKELHVDEAAEAQAEPRDGSPEAPASPEREEVALSEYKTETYDDYKDETTIDDSIMDADSLWVDTQDDDRSIMTEQLETIPKEEKAEKEARRPSLEKHRKEKPFKTGRGRISTPERKIAKKEPSTVSRDEVRRKKAVYKKAELAKKTEVQAHSPSRKFILKPAIKYTRPTHLSCVKRKTTATGGESSQASSVFKQAKDKVSDGVTKSPEKRSSLPRPSSILPPRRGVSGDRDENSFSLNSSISSSARRTTRSEPIRRAGKSGTSTPTTPGSTAITPGTPPSYSSRTPGTPGTPSYPRTPHTPGTPKSAILVPSEKKVAIIRTPPKSPATPKQLRLINQPLPDLKNVKSKIGSTDNIKYQPKGGQVQIVTKKIDLSHVTSKCGSLKNIRHRPGGGRVKIESVKLDFKEKAQAKVGSLDNAHHVPGGGNVKIDSQKLNFREHAKARVDHGAEIITQSPGRSSVASPRRLSNVSSSGSINLLESPQLATLAEDVTAALAKQGL